Proteins from a genomic interval of Ralstonia wenshanensis:
- a CDS encoding LacI family DNA-binding transcriptional regulator, producing the protein MATIKDVAALAGVSFTTVSHVINNTRPVNAETRKRVEEAIRATRYVPSAVARSLKHRTTRTIGVLVPTATNPYFAELARGIEDVCAAAGYSVILCNSDDDPRKQRDYLRVLMEKRVDGIIVSSAGPDTALVEALGESALPIVMVDRPTEGIQADQVQVDHEEGAYMATKHLLDLGHRRIACISGPSSLSVTAERLAGFHRALREAGVPEASARIAEGDFTSPGGYRAARQLLTEGEMPTAIFAGNDLMGIGALRAAAELGIPVPKALSVMGFDDIELSRYVYPALSTVGQSIRQLGETTAQTLLEHLGDNALRHPVEEPRARRIVLPPRLSLRESTAEPERPARAA; encoded by the coding sequence ATGGCAACCATCAAGGACGTGGCCGCACTGGCCGGAGTTTCGTTCACCACCGTCTCGCACGTCATCAACAACACAAGACCGGTCAACGCCGAGACACGCAAGCGCGTGGAAGAAGCCATTCGCGCCACGCGCTATGTGCCCAGCGCCGTGGCGCGCTCGCTCAAACATCGCACTACACGCACCATCGGTGTGCTCGTACCCACCGCCACCAACCCGTACTTTGCGGAGTTGGCACGCGGCATTGAAGACGTGTGCGCTGCCGCCGGCTACAGCGTCATCCTCTGCAACTCCGACGACGACCCCCGCAAGCAGCGCGACTACCTGCGCGTGCTGATGGAAAAACGCGTCGACGGCATCATCGTCAGCAGCGCCGGGCCGGACACGGCATTGGTGGAAGCGCTTGGTGAATCCGCCCTGCCCATCGTGATGGTCGACCGCCCGACCGAAGGCATCCAGGCCGATCAGGTGCAGGTCGATCACGAAGAAGGCGCGTACATGGCGACCAAGCATCTGCTGGACCTCGGCCACCGCCGCATCGCCTGCATCAGTGGGCCGTCGTCACTGAGCGTGACGGCAGAGCGCCTGGCCGGTTTCCACCGCGCTCTGCGCGAAGCCGGCGTGCCGGAAGCGTCCGCACGCATTGCCGAAGGCGATTTCACCAGCCCCGGCGGCTATCGCGCCGCGCGCCAGTTGCTGACCGAAGGAGAGATGCCCACGGCCATCTTTGCCGGCAATGACCTGATGGGCATCGGCGCGCTGCGCGCTGCGGCTGAGCTGGGCATTCCCGTGCCGAAGGCGCTGTCCGTGATGGGCTTTGACGACATCGAACTGAGCCGCTACGTCTATCCGGCCCTGTCCACCGTTGGCCAATCGATCCGCCAGTTGGGCGAGACCACCGCGCAGACGCTGCTTGAACACCTCGGCGACAACGCCTTGCGCCACCCCGTGGAAGAGCCCCGTGCGCGCCGCATCGTGCTGCCGCCGCGCCTGTCTTTGCGCGAATCGACCGCCGAACCCGAGCGCCCGGCCCGCGCCGCCTGA
- a CDS encoding sugar ABC transporter substrate-binding protein, with protein sequence MDIRRRRALKIGVGSAVAAALPFPFSLAYAANQPPKVALVMKSLANEFFLTMENGARKHQKDHASEYSLLTNGIRDETDTAGQIRLVEQMIVARVDALVLAPADSKALVPVVKKAVDAGILVINIDNRLDPAALKEKGLNVPFVGPDNRKGARLVGDFVAKSLKPGDAVGIIEGIPTTTNAQQRTAGFKDAAEAAKLKIAGVQSGEWEIDKGNKVAAAMLRSEPDLKALLCGNDNMAIGAVSAVRAAGKLGKVMIGGYDNIEAIKAMLADGRVAATADQHADQQAVYGIETALKALAAKTPQAKLSGVVETPVNLVTRT encoded by the coding sequence ATGGATATCCGCCGTCGCCGCGCCCTGAAAATTGGCGTGGGCTCTGCCGTAGCTGCTGCTCTGCCGTTCCCGTTTTCGCTGGCGTACGCCGCCAACCAGCCGCCCAAAGTGGCGCTGGTGATGAAGTCGCTCGCCAATGAGTTCTTCCTGACCATGGAGAACGGCGCCCGTAAGCATCAGAAGGACCATGCGTCGGAGTACTCGCTGCTGACCAACGGCATTCGCGACGAAACCGACACGGCCGGGCAGATCCGCCTGGTCGAGCAGATGATCGTCGCGCGTGTGGATGCGCTGGTGCTGGCGCCGGCCGACTCCAAGGCATTGGTGCCGGTGGTCAAGAAGGCCGTGGACGCGGGCATTCTCGTCATCAACATCGACAACCGGCTGGACCCGGCGGCGCTCAAGGAGAAAGGGCTGAACGTGCCTTTCGTGGGGCCGGACAACCGCAAAGGTGCGCGACTCGTGGGCGACTTCGTTGCCAAGTCGCTCAAGCCCGGCGATGCCGTGGGCATCATCGAAGGCATTCCGACCACCACGAACGCGCAGCAGCGCACCGCCGGCTTCAAGGACGCGGCCGAAGCCGCCAAGCTGAAGATCGCAGGCGTGCAATCGGGCGAATGGGAAATCGACAAGGGCAACAAGGTGGCGGCCGCCATGCTGCGCTCCGAGCCTGACCTGAAGGCGCTGCTGTGCGGCAACGACAACATGGCCATCGGCGCCGTATCGGCGGTGCGCGCAGCGGGCAAGCTGGGCAAGGTGATGATTGGCGGCTATGACAACATCGAAGCCATCAAGGCCATGCTGGCTGACGGACGCGTCGCTGCCACTGCGGATCAGCACGCCGATCAGCAAGCCGTCTACGGCATCGAGACGGCCCTGAAGGCGCTGGCCGCCAAGACGCCGCAGGCGAAGCTGTCGGGTGTCGTCGAGACACCAGTCAACCTCGTCACGCGCACGTAA
- a CDS encoding ABC transporter permease — MRSDSTLPPTPPAAAAGTRAALGMSLGTIGGLLAALIAMLVLFGTLSPTFFSLPTFTTIANEIPDLLVMAVGMTFILMIGGIDLSVGSVLALAASVLSVAMTQFGWGLLPAALAGVVLATAAGMLTGAVTVHWGIPSFIVSLGVLEMARGLAYSLTDSRTVYIGSAVDWLANPIALGIAPSFLIAIVITIVGQIVLVRTVFGRYLVAIGTNEEAVRLAGVNPRPYKIAVFALMGLLSGLAALFQVSRLEAADPNAGVGMELQVIAAVVIGGTSLMGGRGSVVRTLFGVLIISVLESGLAQIGASEPTKRIITGAVIVAAVVMDTYRSKRNRSKQH, encoded by the coding sequence ATGCGCTCTGATTCCACCCTGCCCCCCACGCCGCCCGCAGCGGCTGCCGGCACGCGCGCAGCGCTGGGCATGTCGCTTGGGACCATCGGCGGGTTGCTCGCTGCGCTGATCGCCATGCTGGTGTTGTTCGGCACGCTGTCACCGACGTTCTTCTCGCTGCCCACGTTCACAACCATTGCCAACGAGATCCCCGACCTGCTGGTGATGGCGGTGGGCATGACGTTCATCCTGATGATCGGAGGGATCGATCTGTCGGTGGGCTCGGTGCTGGCGCTGGCGGCTTCGGTACTGTCTGTTGCCATGACCCAGTTCGGCTGGGGCTTGTTGCCGGCCGCGTTGGCGGGCGTAGTGCTGGCCACGGCGGCCGGCATGTTGACCGGGGCGGTCACCGTGCATTGGGGTATCCCGTCGTTCATCGTGTCACTGGGCGTGTTGGAGATGGCGCGCGGCCTCGCCTACAGCCTCACAGATTCGCGCACGGTGTACATCGGCAGCGCGGTCGACTGGCTGGCCAATCCCATCGCACTGGGCATTGCGCCATCTTTCCTGATTGCGATTGTCATCACGATCGTTGGCCAGATCGTGCTGGTGCGCACGGTGTTCGGCCGCTACCTGGTGGCTATCGGCACGAATGAAGAAGCCGTACGGCTGGCGGGCGTGAATCCGCGCCCCTACAAGATTGCGGTGTTCGCGTTGATGGGGCTGCTCTCGGGCCTGGCCGCGCTGTTCCAGGTGTCGCGCCTGGAAGCGGCTGATCCGAACGCCGGGGTGGGCATGGAACTGCAAGTGATCGCGGCCGTGGTGATCGGCGGCACGAGCCTGATGGGCGGGCGCGGTTCGGTCGTGCGCACGCTGTTTGGCGTGCTGATCATCTCGGTGCTCGAATCGGGCCTTGCGCAGATCGGCGCATCGGAGCCCACCAAACGAATCATCACGGGCGCGGTCATCGTCGCGGCCGTGGTCATGGATACCTATCGCAGCAAGCGCAACCGCAGCAAGCAACATTAA
- the rbsK gene encoding ribokinase, with protein sequence MVAKRPSASSAHPAADVLIVGSLNMDLVIRTPRLPRPGQTVAAPALETIPGGKGANQAVAAARLGARVAMLGCVGDDAYGTALRDGLRREGVDTSMVSVHAGAATGIACVTVANSGQNTIVIVAGANELLTPTMIEAQRAAFERARVIVCQLESPPDAVECALKLGQRLGKTVILNPAPALGPLPTPWIAACDYLIPNETEAALLTARTVDSPEAALDAAADLHAQGARHVIVTLGARGVAYVDAHSRVLMAAPTAHAIDTTAAGDTFVGALAAALAEGAMHDAAIEFGQAAAAVSVTRLGAQPSIPFRSELGAPAAPATH encoded by the coding sequence ATGGTGGCCAAGCGCCCTTCCGCCTCTTCTGCGCACCCCGCTGCCGACGTATTGATCGTCGGCAGCTTGAATATGGATCTCGTGATCCGCACGCCACGCTTGCCGCGGCCCGGGCAAACGGTTGCTGCCCCTGCGCTGGAAACCATCCCGGGCGGCAAGGGCGCCAACCAGGCCGTAGCAGCCGCGCGTCTGGGCGCCCGTGTCGCCATGCTCGGCTGCGTGGGCGACGACGCTTACGGGACGGCGTTACGCGACGGCCTGCGCCGCGAAGGCGTGGACACGTCGATGGTGTCGGTGCACGCCGGGGCGGCCACCGGCATCGCCTGCGTGACCGTGGCCAACAGCGGCCAGAACACCATCGTCATCGTGGCCGGCGCCAACGAATTGCTGACGCCAACGATGATCGAAGCGCAGCGTGCCGCGTTCGAACGCGCGCGCGTGATCGTCTGTCAGTTGGAATCTCCGCCCGATGCGGTGGAATGCGCGCTCAAACTGGGCCAGCGGCTTGGCAAGACGGTCATCCTGAACCCGGCACCCGCCCTCGGCCCACTGCCCACGCCATGGATCGCCGCGTGCGATTACCTGATCCCGAACGAGACCGAAGCCGCGCTGCTGACAGCGCGGACTGTCGATTCGCCCGAAGCTGCGCTGGATGCGGCTGCTGATCTCCATGCGCAAGGTGCGCGGCACGTGATTGTCACGCTGGGTGCGCGCGGCGTTGCCTACGTGGATGCCCATTCGCGCGTGCTGATGGCGGCCCCCACCGCGCACGCCATCGACACCACCGCTGCCGGCGATACGTTTGTCGGCGCGCTGGCCGCGGCGCTGGCAGAGGGTGCGATGCACGATGCAGCCATCGAATTTGGGCAGGCCGCTGCGGCAGTGTCAGTCACGCGGCTCGGCGCGCAGCCGTCCATCCCGTTCCGCAGCGAGTTGGGCGCGCCTGCCGCGCCCGCAACCCACTAG
- a CDS encoding sugar ABC transporter ATP-binding protein: MSAAYEPRPPLLRVSAVSKHYAAPVLRDIDLDVHAGEVLALTGENGAGKSTLSKILCGLETATSGSMTLGGTLYAPDSRSAAEALGVRMVLQELSMVPTLTVAENLFLGELPRRLGFVDRSALHHRAEQALARVGLDLDPWTPVHTLGIGHRQMIEIARALASACRVLILDEPTAMLSAHESATLFERIDALRREGVAIVYISHRLDELARIADRIVVLRDGKLVTDAPAATVTQDALIQAMVGRDVAASSESQRAAREPWVGDGSPALRVTGLTRAPAVRDVSFDVAPGEIFGIAGLVGAGRTELLRLIFGADRADAGTVEVGSPLAPARIRSPGDAVRHGISLLTEDRKDEGLMLSLPIATNIALGNMPSVTSRGWLQPARERALAQRHIGALRVRCAGPEQPVGELSGGNQQKVAIARWLERDTPVLLFDEPTRGVDVGAKFDIYTLLDALAARGKALVVVSSDLRELMQLCDRIGVMRAGRLTHIFQRDGWSQDALLAAAFGESGDSDSRAPQSPSETADAL; the protein is encoded by the coding sequence ATGTCTGCCGCTTACGAACCGCGCCCGCCGCTGCTGCGCGTCTCCGCCGTCAGCAAGCACTACGCCGCACCCGTGCTACGAGATATCGATCTCGACGTGCACGCGGGCGAGGTGCTTGCACTCACGGGGGAGAACGGCGCCGGCAAGAGCACGCTCTCCAAGATCCTCTGCGGGCTGGAGACGGCGACCTCGGGTTCGATGACGCTGGGCGGCACACTGTACGCACCCGATTCACGCAGCGCTGCCGAAGCGCTGGGCGTGCGCATGGTGCTGCAGGAGTTGAGCATGGTGCCGACGCTGACGGTGGCCGAGAACCTGTTCCTCGGCGAACTGCCCCGGCGGCTGGGTTTTGTGGATCGTTCTGCCCTGCATCATCGGGCCGAACAGGCGCTTGCACGCGTGGGGCTGGACCTCGATCCCTGGACGCCCGTACACACGCTCGGCATCGGCCACCGGCAGATGATCGAAATTGCCCGCGCGCTGGCCAGCGCATGCCGGGTGCTGATCCTCGACGAGCCGACGGCAATGCTGAGCGCGCACGAGAGCGCCACGCTGTTCGAGCGCATCGACGCGCTGCGCCGCGAAGGCGTGGCGATCGTCTATATCTCCCACCGCCTGGACGAACTGGCGCGCATTGCCGATCGCATCGTCGTGCTGCGTGACGGCAAGCTGGTCACCGACGCACCGGCGGCCACGGTCACGCAGGATGCGCTGATCCAGGCGATGGTCGGCCGCGACGTGGCCGCCTCATCCGAATCGCAACGGGCCGCCCGCGAGCCGTGGGTCGGCGACGGCTCACCTGCGCTGCGGGTGACCGGCCTGACGCGTGCGCCGGCCGTGCGCGATGTGAGCTTCGACGTGGCGCCAGGTGAGATCTTCGGCATCGCCGGTCTGGTCGGTGCGGGCCGCACGGAATTGCTGCGGCTGATCTTCGGGGCGGACCGCGCGGATGCGGGCACCGTCGAAGTCGGCTCGCCGCTGGCGCCTGCGCGCATCCGCTCGCCTGGCGACGCGGTGCGTCACGGCATCAGCCTGCTCACTGAAGACCGCAAGGACGAAGGCCTGATGCTGAGCCTGCCCATCGCGACCAACATCGCGCTGGGCAACATGCCAAGCGTCACGAGCCGCGGCTGGCTGCAACCGGCGCGCGAGCGTGCGCTGGCGCAGCGGCACATCGGCGCATTGCGCGTCCGTTGCGCTGGGCCTGAGCAACCGGTGGGTGAACTTTCGGGCGGCAATCAGCAGAAGGTGGCGATTGCGCGCTGGCTGGAGCGCGACACCCCCGTGCTGCTATTCGATGAGCCCACGCGAGGCGTGGATGTCGGCGCCAAGTTCGACATCTATACGCTGCTCGACGCGCTGGCCGCGCGAGGCAAGGCGCTCGTCGTGGTGTCGAGCGATCTGCGCGAACTCATGCAACTGTGCGACCGCATTGGCGTCATGCGCGCCGGGCGGCTGACACACATCTTCCAACGCGACGGCTGGAGCCAGGATGCCCTGCTCGCCGCCGCTTTCGGTGAATCGGGAGACTCCGACTCACGTGCACCTCAATCGCCCTCGGAGACCGCAGATGCGCTCTGA
- a CDS encoding site-specific recombinase, whose amino-acid sequence MFDFLLNPWRKWRASRHASHQLDAILAQFEPTRSLAERNEWLIELGYWLRRADRPAGAASESWRYARLRYLLQVLENNPALAERVGQTLRSIVQDNDPVSLLCDTGLSSRSGFWSELIDRWQARWLPPAPNQAQLATLFALLFVGPTDAQWVDGLDDELVTRLYALFRAGMTDADHAAGQTRLERSLGIGIQILISQVRAAGLSRGIRSRMDHAELTDSPFYLLADAANAIFLERPNTELASPERFLQELNYFRAVLDRCRTATASVYQHLDENGVSVEVVFQVERMKAWLGRIDLLLTAWADTQGSRRFVHMTAELVSASQHRRSVGYLVRSTFADLARKVVERSAESGEHYITRDGKEYGAMVKAAAGGGVITAATVYIKFFITGAHLSRFTEGLFASINYAVSFLGIHFAHFTLATKQPAMTAPALAHRLDQVGRQEGLDRFVDDTVAMIRSNAAAIAGNLVAVAPVAFLVQWLAGRFFHADLISAAKAMATIDSFSILGPTPLYAIFTGVLLWASSLAAGWADNWFALHRVHDVIAYHRRLRFMVGTQGAQRIASFWKRNLSGIVANVSLGFMLGLGPEILSFFGPHMEVRHVTLSTGAVATAVGVLGPDVMHTAPFWLAVAGIALMGVLNVLVSFALAFNMAMRSRNLRGVDRKRVTGAVWRRILRDPLCLLVPRAPTASTPPSTSTPA is encoded by the coding sequence ATGTTCGATTTTTTGCTCAACCCGTGGCGCAAGTGGCGCGCTTCGCGGCACGCCAGCCATCAGCTCGATGCCATCCTCGCCCAGTTCGAGCCGACGCGCAGCCTGGCCGAACGCAATGAATGGCTGATCGAGCTGGGCTACTGGCTGCGCCGCGCGGATCGGCCTGCGGGTGCGGCGTCTGAGTCCTGGCGTTATGCCCGCCTGCGTTATCTGCTGCAGGTGCTGGAGAACAATCCGGCCCTGGCCGAACGCGTCGGGCAGACATTGCGCAGCATCGTGCAGGACAACGATCCCGTATCGCTGCTGTGCGATACGGGGTTGTCTTCACGCTCGGGTTTCTGGAGCGAGTTGATCGACCGCTGGCAGGCGCGCTGGCTACCGCCCGCACCGAATCAGGCGCAACTGGCAACATTGTTTGCACTGCTGTTTGTGGGGCCGACCGATGCACAGTGGGTCGATGGCCTGGACGACGAACTGGTCACGCGCCTTTACGCGCTGTTCCGCGCGGGGATGACGGATGCCGATCACGCAGCCGGCCAGACAAGACTTGAGCGCAGCCTTGGCATCGGCATCCAGATCCTGATCAGCCAAGTCCGTGCGGCGGGTTTGTCGCGCGGTATCCGCAGCCGCATGGACCACGCGGAACTCACCGATTCTCCGTTCTATCTGCTGGCCGACGCTGCCAACGCGATCTTCCTGGAACGCCCCAATACGGAGCTGGCGAGCCCCGAGCGGTTCCTGCAGGAGCTGAACTATTTCCGCGCCGTGCTTGACCGCTGCCGAACGGCGACGGCTAGCGTGTATCAGCATCTGGATGAGAACGGTGTCTCGGTGGAGGTCGTCTTCCAGGTCGAGCGCATGAAGGCGTGGCTGGGCCGCATCGATTTGCTGCTGACGGCGTGGGCGGACACGCAGGGCTCGCGTCGCTTCGTGCATATGACGGCCGAGCTGGTATCGGCCAGTCAGCATCGCCGCAGCGTGGGGTATCTCGTCCGTTCCACGTTTGCCGATCTGGCGCGCAAGGTGGTCGAGCGCTCCGCGGAAAGCGGCGAGCACTACATCACCCGCGACGGCAAGGAATACGGGGCGATGGTCAAGGCCGCAGCCGGCGGCGGCGTCATTACGGCGGCCACGGTGTACATCAAGTTCTTCATCACCGGGGCGCATTTGTCGCGCTTTACCGAAGGGTTGTTCGCGTCGATCAACTATGCGGTCAGCTTTCTCGGCATCCATTTCGCACATTTCACGCTGGCCACCAAGCAACCCGCCATGACGGCGCCCGCACTGGCGCACCGGCTCGATCAGGTGGGTCGCCAGGAAGGGCTGGACCGCTTTGTCGACGACACAGTTGCCATGATCCGCTCCAACGCGGCGGCGATCGCCGGCAACCTGGTGGCCGTGGCGCCGGTGGCTTTCCTCGTGCAATGGCTGGCCGGGCGGTTCTTCCATGCGGATCTGATTTCGGCCGCGAAGGCGATGGCGACCATCGATTCGTTTTCGATTCTCGGGCCGACGCCGCTGTACGCGATCTTCACGGGTGTGCTGCTGTGGGCCTCAAGCCTGGCGGCGGGGTGGGCCGACAACTGGTTTGCGCTGCACCGAGTGCATGACGTGATTGCCTACCACCGGCGCCTGCGGTTCATGGTGGGCACGCAGGGGGCGCAGCGCATTGCCAGCTTCTGGAAACGCAATCTTTCGGGCATTGTCGCCAACGTATCGCTGGGCTTCATGCTCGGGCTGGGGCCCGAGATCCTGTCGTTTTTCGGCCCGCATATGGAAGTGCGCCACGTCACGCTGTCGACCGGTGCGGTGGCAACTGCCGTGGGCGTGCTTGGCCCCGACGTGATGCATACGGCGCCGTTCTGGCTGGCGGTGGCGGGCATTGCGCTGATGGGGGTGCTGAACGTGCTGGTGTCGTTCGCACTGGCCTTCAATATGGCGATGCGCTCGCGCAACCTGCGCGGGGTCGATCGCAAACGCGTGACGGGTGCCGTGTGGCGGCGCATCTTACGGGACCCGCTGTGCCTGCTGGTGCCGCGCGCCCCGACTGCGAGCACGCCGCCCAGCACCAGCACGCCGGCCTAG
- the iscU gene encoding Fe-S cluster assembly scaffold IscU — translation MSYSNQVLDHYENPRNVGSFEKGDDTVGTGMVGAPACGDVMKLQIKVNEQGVIEDAKFKTYGCGSAIASSSLVTEWVKGKTLDQALEIRNTAIAEELALPPVKIHCSILAEDAIKAAVADYKEKHGSAEQKAA, via the coding sequence ATGTCTTACAGCAACCAAGTTCTGGACCATTACGAAAACCCCCGCAACGTCGGTTCGTTCGAGAAGGGCGACGACACGGTCGGCACCGGCATGGTGGGCGCGCCGGCTTGCGGCGACGTGATGAAGCTGCAGATCAAGGTCAACGAGCAGGGCGTGATTGAAGACGCAAAGTTCAAGACCTATGGCTGCGGTTCGGCCATCGCTTCGTCGTCGCTGGTGACGGAGTGGGTGAAGGGCAAGACGCTGGACCAAGCGCTGGAGATCCGCAACACGGCCATCGCTGAAGAGCTGGCCCTGCCGCCCGTGAAGATCCACTGCTCGATCCTGGCCGAAGACGCCATCAAGGCGGCTGTGGCCGACTACAAGGAAA
- a CDS encoding IscS subfamily cysteine desulfurase gives MSTPQLPIYMDYSATTPVDPRVVDKMIPYLRESFGNPASRSHPFGWEAEKAVETAREQVAALVNADPREIVWTSGATESDNLAIKGAANFYSSKGKHIITVKTEHKAVLDTTRELERQGFEVTYLDVKDNGLIDIEVFKQAIRPDTILASVMMVNNEIGVIQDIEQLGEICREKGVIFHVDAAQATGKVGIDLQKLKVDLMSFSAHKTYGPKGIGALYVRRKPRIRIEAQMHGGGHERGMRSGTLATHQIVGMGEAFRIAKEEMATENERIRMLRDRLYRGLNTMEEVYVNGDMEARVPHNLNISFNFVEGESLIMAIKDVAVSSGSACTSASLEPSYVLRALGRNDELAHSSIRFTVGRFTTEEEVDYVVELLKNKIGKLRDLSPLWEMYKDGVDLNSIQWAAH, from the coding sequence ATGAGCACCCCGCAACTTCCCATCTACATGGACTATTCCGCGACGACGCCGGTGGATCCGCGCGTGGTCGACAAGATGATCCCGTACCTGCGTGAGAGCTTCGGCAACCCTGCTTCGCGCAGCCACCCGTTTGGGTGGGAAGCAGAGAAGGCCGTCGAGACCGCGCGCGAGCAGGTTGCAGCGCTGGTGAACGCCGACCCGCGCGAAATCGTCTGGACGTCCGGTGCTACCGAGTCCGACAACCTCGCCATCAAGGGCGCTGCCAACTTCTACAGCAGCAAGGGCAAGCACATCATCACCGTGAAGACCGAGCACAAGGCTGTGCTGGACACGACGCGTGAGCTGGAGCGCCAGGGTTTCGAAGTGACGTATCTGGACGTGAAGGACAACGGCCTGATCGATATCGAAGTCTTCAAGCAAGCCATTCGTCCCGACACCATTCTTGCGTCGGTGATGATGGTGAACAACGAAATCGGCGTCATTCAGGACATCGAGCAGCTTGGCGAGATCTGCCGCGAGAAAGGCGTGATCTTCCACGTCGATGCCGCGCAGGCGACGGGCAAGGTGGGCATCGACCTGCAGAAACTGAAGGTCGACCTGATGTCGTTCTCGGCGCATAAGACGTATGGGCCGAAGGGCATCGGTGCCCTGTACGTGCGCCGCAAGCCGCGTATCCGCATCGAAGCGCAGATGCACGGTGGTGGCCACGAGCGCGGCATGCGTTCGGGCACGCTGGCCACGCACCAGATCGTCGGCATGGGCGAGGCCTTCCGCATCGCCAAGGAAGAAATGGCGACCGAGAACGAGCGCATCCGCATGCTGCGTGATCGCCTGTATCGCGGCCTGAACACGATGGAAGAGGTGTACGTGAACGGCGACATGGAAGCCCGTGTACCGCACAACCTCAACATCAGCTTCAACTTTGTCGAAGGCGAGTCGCTGATCATGGCGATCAAGGATGTCGCCGTGTCGTCGGGCTCGGCCTGTACGTCGGCATCGCTGGAGCCGTCGTATGTGCTGCGCGCCCTGGGCCGCAACGACGAACTGGCGCACAGTTCGATCCGTTTCACGGTTGGCCGCTTCACCACGGAAGAAGAAGTGGACTACGTGGTCGAACTGCTCAAGAACAAGATCGGCAAGCTGCGCGACCTGTCTCCGCTGTGGGAGATGTACAAGGACGGCGTGGATCTGAACAGCATTCAATGGGCGGCGCACTGA
- the iscR gene encoding Fe-S cluster assembly transcriptional regulator IscR encodes MRLTTKGRFAVTAMIDLALRQEQGPVTLAGISQRQKISLSYLEQLFGKLRRHEIVESVRGPGGGYSLARRAGDVTVADIIIAVDEPLDATQCGGKGNCGGEEHVGGHTGRCMTHDLWATLNQKMVEYLDSVSLQNLVDQQRERQPEVIQDMREARPARRERAPTRARAVDTPAATSVAAEPVKRAPLVNSVFSLAQS; translated from the coding sequence ATGAGATTGACCACCAAAGGCCGCTTCGCGGTCACCGCCATGATTGACTTGGCGCTGCGCCAAGAGCAGGGTCCGGTCACGCTGGCTGGCATCAGCCAGCGTCAGAAGATTTCGCTGTCGTATCTGGAGCAGTTGTTCGGCAAACTGCGCCGCCACGAAATCGTGGAAAGTGTGCGCGGGCCGGGCGGCGGCTACAGCCTCGCGCGCCGTGCCGGCGACGTGACCGTTGCCGACATCATCATCGCCGTGGACGAGCCGCTGGACGCCACCCAGTGTGGCGGAAAGGGCAACTGCGGCGGCGAAGAGCATGTCGGCGGTCACACGGGCCGCTGCATGACACACGACCTGTGGGCCACGCTCAATCAGAAGATGGTCGAGTATCTCGATTCGGTGTCGCTGCAGAACTTGGTCGATCAGCAACGCGAACGTCAGCCGGAAGTGATTCAGGATATGCGCGAAGCACGTCCGGCGCGCCGCGAACGTGCGCCGACACGCGCACGCGCGGTCGATACGCCCGCCGCCACGTCGGTGGCCGCAGAGCCGGTCAAGCGAGCGCCGCTGGTCAACTCCGTTTTCAGCCTGGCGCAGTCGTGA